In Cryptomeria japonica chromosome 10, Sugi_1.0, whole genome shotgun sequence, a genomic segment contains:
- the LOC131049131 gene encoding phosphate transporter PHO1 homolog 3-like, whose protein sequence is MKFGKEFVAQMVPEWHEAYMDYNFLKTFLKDIMRYKNRPKPSLKASNPPLGGIKKAITFRAFSGLMRRDSSHIHSLNKEEEIILVKSKEQDGKDSYETMFLMAAEEGREYDVIFFKRLDEELNKVNSFYRSRVEELVKEATELDKQMSSLLAFRAIVRNKPGQCFKTTDIEGKSASASNPGKYSGPSHMEEINE, encoded by the exons ATGAAGTTTGGTAAGGAGTTTGTGGCACAAATGGTGCCCGAATGGCACGAGGCTTACATGGACTACAATTTCCTCAAAACTTTCCTAAAAGATATCATGCGCTACAAAAACAGGCCAAAACCTTCTCTCAAAGCCAGCAATCCTCCCCTGGGAGGGATCAAAAAGGCCATCACTTTCAGAGCTTTTAGCGGTCTCATGAGACGAGATAGCAGCCATATTCATTCCCTTAACAAGGAAGAAGAAATCATACTT GTGAAAAGTAAGGAACAGGACGGAAAGGATTCGTACGAAACCATGTTTTTAATGGCTGCAGAGGAAGGGCGTGAATATGATGTGATTTTCTTCAAGAGATTAGACGAGGAGCTTAacaaagtgaattcattttatcgCAGCAGAGTTGAAGAGCTTGTCAAGGAAGCGACTGAGCTGGATAAACAAATGTCTTCTCTGCTTGCCTTCAGAGCCATTGTGCGCAATAAACCTGGTCAATGTTTTAAGACGACCGATATCGAGGGAAAATCAGCTTCGGCTTCAAACCCTGGAAAATATTCTG GGCCTTCTCATATGGAAGAGATAAATGAATGA